A window of Desulfobotulus pelophilus contains these coding sequences:
- the rpsO gene encoding 30S ribosomal protein S15, giving the protein MVFTNEQKKEIIEKFKTHESDTGSPEVQIALLTHRISYLTEHLKIHKKDHASRRGLLILVGQRRRLLNYLKKKEAQRYRDIIAALGLRR; this is encoded by the coding sequence GTGGTATTCACAAATGAACAAAAAAAAGAAATCATTGAAAAATTCAAGACCCATGAATCCGACACCGGTTCCCCGGAAGTGCAGATTGCTCTTTTGACCCACAGAATCAGCTATCTTACGGAGCATCTCAAGATCCATAAAAAAGATCATGCTTCCCGCAGAGGACTGCTGATTCTGGTTGGACAGCGCAGGCGTCTGCTGAACTACCTCAAGAAAAAAGAAGCACAGCGTTACAGAGACATCATCGCAGCCCTCGGACTGCGCCGCTGA